One Paralysiella testudinis genomic window, TGCGCAAAAATACTGCTGCTACGGATAAATTTCAGTTTTCAAATGAAATATAGTTGAGCTGAATGCTGGCAAAAGATACTGCTGCGCTGTAGATGGGCTTATGCAAGTTTAAAACAAAACATAATACCAATTCTCTGAATTAATACCAATTCTCTAAATTAACATACAATAGACCAAGCCCTAGAGGTAATCGACCGAATCAATTCAAGTTGTACACGCAACCGATTCCAAGCCGCACAAGCAGCATCTACAATCGCATCATAACCATCAAAGCATCGGTTCGATAAATCATGCTGCTTTAAATACTGCCATATCTGTTCAGACGGATTCAACTCCGGTGAATACGGCGGCAATTTCAGCATCGTCACGTTATGTAGGTTTAAATCGGCTTGATACCATAAAGCGCCATCCATAACCACCACTGCATGACGACCCTCCGGTACTTCCTTGCTGATATGCTGCATATGTAGCTGCATGGCTTGCTTATTCACATACGGCAATACCAAACCCACACTGTTGCCGCTTGAGGGGCAGAATGCCCCAAATAAGTAGGCAGACTCAAATTGCTGTTGGCGTACGACCCTCGGCCTTTGGCCGCAATAGTGCCAAACCCGGGTGATGGATCCTTGCTGGCCGATACGGGTTTCATCTTGAAACCAGATGTCTACGTCAGACAGCTCAATGTGTTCAGGCAGCACTGTCCGAACATGGTTTACGAAGTTTTTTTAAAATCATCCATTGCCTGCTGATCCGCTTTGGGATGCCGGCTGCGGGCAGATACCCAGCTGATGCCGATGCGGGACAATAAGCCGTAAATGCCTTTCGGTGTGTAGTCGGTATTAAAGTCTTCCTTGGCAATACGGGCAATATCAACAGCAGTCAGCCTGCCGCCGCCCCTTTGCTGTTGTTGTTCTACAATGGCTTGCTTAAAGGCTTCGATGTCTTTTTCGGCCAACAGGCTTTTGCGGCCTCTGCCGGGTTTGTCGTAGATGCTGTCCAGCCCATACAGCCAATAGTGCTTTCTGATGACGCTGATGCTTTGTTGATGATAGCCGAAGGTTTGTGCAATGCTGTCTAAGCTGTGACTCAAGCTCAGTTGATGCAGCATCAACAATTTGATCCGCGCTCTCGGATTTGACTCTGTTTTGGACAGTTTCAAAAAATCATGATCGGTCAGCTGGTGTTTGCGGGGCGTTAGTTTGGGCATGGTGGTGTTTGGGGGAGTTTGGGCTTGGGTTCTATTGTATTGTATTTTGTAGAATTGGTATAACATGCAATAGATCAAGCCCTAGAGGTAATCGACCGAATCAATTCAAGCTGTACACGCAACCGATTCCAAGCCACACAAGCAGCATCTACAATCGCATCATAACCATCAAAGCATCGGTTCGATAAATCATGCTGCTTTAGATATTGCCATATCTGTTCAGACGGATTCAACTCCGGTGAATACGGCGGCAATTTCAGCATCGTCACATTATGTAGGTTTAAATCGGCTTGATGCCATAAAGCGCCATCCATAACAACCACTGCATGACGACCCTCCGGTACTTCCTTGCTGATATGCTGCATATGTAGCTGCATGGCTTGCTGAACCGCCCCGACGAAGCCTTCACCTGTGCCTGCCGCAGCCGCTCGGTGTAACGTATCGACAGATACCGGCTGCCTCGGTCACTGTGGTGGATAACCCCTTTCGGGCGCCGAGCATACAAAGCCTGCGCCAATGCATCCATCACCATGTCGGTATCCATCCGCTGTGACACTTTCCAGCCGACAATACGCCGGGCAAAAACATCAATCACAAAGGCGGTGTATACAAAGCCCTGATGGGTGGTTACGTAGGTGAAATCCGCCACCCACAGCTGATTGGGACTCTCGGCGCTGAGCCGGCGTTTCACCCAATCACCTGCCCGTTGCAGTTGGGGGTCGCAAACCGTGGTGCGTTTGCCTTTGCCCCGCCACACACCCTGCATTTGATGCTTGCGCATCAGGCGCTCCACCGTACAGCGGGCAACGCGGTGACCATCCCGTAACAAAGCCCTCCAGACTTTACGTGCACCATAGATTTGGCGGCTCTGTTGCCGGATGTTGCGGATAAGGATAAGCAAATGTTCATCTTTCAGGCAGCGTCGGCTGCGCTGTTGCGGATGTTGGGATTGCTGTTGATGGCGATAGTAGCTTGACGGGGCAATCGGCCGATAACGGCCAAGCGACCCGACCCCGTAAGCGGTTTTGTGGCGATTGATAAAGTCGACCATTACTTGGGTTTGC contains:
- a CDS encoding IS630 family transposase; the protein is MLPEHIELSDVDIWFQDETRIGQQGSITRVWHYCGQRPRVVRQQQFESAYLFGAFCPSSGNSVGLVLPYVNKQAMQLHMQHISKEVPEGRHAVVVMDGALWYQADLNLHNVTMLKLPPYSPELNPSEQIWQYLKQHDLSNRCFDGYDAIVDAACAAWNRLRVQLELIRSITSRAWSIVC
- a CDS encoding winged helix-turn-helix domain-containing protein; this encodes MPKLTPRKHQLTDHDFLKLSKTESNPRARIKLLMLHQLSLSHSLDSIAQTFGYHQQSISVIRKHYWLYGLDSIYDKPGRGRKSLLAEKDIEAFKQAIVEQQQQRGGGRLTAVDIARIAKEDFNTDYTPKGIYGLLSRIGISWVSARSRHPKADQQAMDDFKKTS
- a CDS encoding transposase — translated: MQLHMQHISKEVPEGRHAVVVMDGALWHQADLNLHNVTMLKLPPYSPELNPSEQIWQYLKQHDLSNRCFDGYDAIVDAACVAWNRLRVQLELIRSITSRA